Part of the Candidatus Margulisiibacteriota bacterium genome is shown below.
TTCGGGCGGTTTCCAGGTCGCGGATCTCGCCGATCATGATAATGTCGGGATCTTGGCGGAGGATCGAGCGGAGCCCGCGGCTGAAGGTTAGCCCTGATTTGGTGTTGACCTGGATCTGGTTAATACCGGGGAGCTGGTATTCGACCGGGTCCTCGATCGTCATGATGTTGACCTCACGGGCATTCAGCTGGGAGAGGGTGGCGTAGAGGGTGGTCGTTTTACCGGAGCCGGTCGGACCCGTTACCAGAACCAGGCCGCATTTTTTATTGATCAATTGGCCGTAGGCCGTCAGCTGTTCGGTGGTCATTCCCAGTTCGGCCAAAGTGAGGTGGGCGTGTTTCCGGTTGAGCAGCCGGAGGACCACTTTTTCCCCATGGATCGTGGGGAGGGTGGAAACGCGCAGGTCGAACTGGTTATGGACAAGCTTGAGGTTGGTCCGGCCATCCTGGGGGAGGCGGCTTTCGGCGATGTCGAGGTTGACCAGGACCTTGATCCGGGAGATCAGCGCGCCCTGTTTTCCCTTATGTATCTGCGGGCCATCCTGCAAGAGGCCGTCCACCCGAAAGCGGACCCGGAGGAACTCTTCGCGCGGTTCCAGATGCAGGTCGCTCGCCCCGAGTTCAGCCGCCTTGTTTAGCAACTCATCGAGTAATGCTGGGATCTCCACATTTACCGATAAGCAATCTTATTGCCAGGGCAGGCGAGCGTCGCGCGGATAAAAATCGGCGAAAATTCGTCAGTGCTGGAGGCGCAGGGCATGTTCGGCGGCCAGGCGCATCTCTTCGATCGGCGGTTCCTCCCCGGTGAAGAGTGAGAAGGCGAGCGCTCCCTGGCGGACCAGCATCCCGAGGCCGGAGCAAACGCGGCAACCGGCGGCCTGGGCGATCTTGATCAACTGGGTTTCCCGGGGATTATAGACGAGATCGTAGACTAGGGCCCCTTTTTTGAATTTAGTTTTGGCCGGCAGGGGAGAAGCGTCAACCTGGGGGGACATCCCGACCGGTGAGGTGTTAACGACGAGGTCAGCCGCGGCGATCGCCGCGCGTAACTCCGGGCTATCGAGAGCGGCGTGATGGCAGGGGGAGTTGAAGGCCGTCCCCAAATATTCCGCCAGCAATTTAGCTTTATCGTCCATCAAGTCGGAGAGGGTCAAACCCTTGACCCCGACCTCGGCCAAGATCGTTCCGACCGCCCGGCTGGCGCCGCCGGCCCCGATGATGACTACCCTCTTTCCCTCCGGTTCAAATCCGGCATCTTCCTGAAGTGATTCAATAAAACCGGGCGCATCGGTATTATAGCCGACCAGCCGGCCGGCCTGGTTCTCCACCGTGTTGACGGCACCGATCAACTGGGCGAGCTTGGTCACTTCGTCCAGCAGCGGGACGATAGTTTCTTTGTGCGGGATAGTGACGTTGAACCCGGCGATATGGAGAGCGCGCAGGCCGGTCAAAGCCTCCGGCAGCTCATCTGGTTCGACTTCGAACGGGATATATTCGTAAGGGAGCTTCATTTTCTGGTAGACGGCGTTATGCATCGCCGGCGAGAGGCTGTGGCCGAGCGGGTAACCGATTATCCCCACGATCTTTTTCATGGCATGATAAGTATAGCATATGGTAAAATGACCTTGATGAAAAACAAACTACTGGTGGCCGCGCTTTTACTCCTGCTGGCCGGGGCGCTGGTTTGGTGGCTGGTCAACCGGGTGCCGGGGAAGCCAAAATATGATTACAAGGGCTGGCGCACCTATACCAGCCAAAAGT
Proteins encoded:
- a CDS encoding GspE/PulE family protein, translating into MEIPALLDELLNKAAELGASDLHLEPREEFLRVRFRVDGLLQDGPQIHKGKQGALISRIKVLVNLDIAESRLPQDGRTNLKLVHNQFDLRVSTLPTIHGEKVVLRLLNRKHAHLTLAELGMTTEQLTAYGQLINKKCGLVLVTGPTGSGKTTTLYATLSQLNAREVNIMTIEDPVEYQLPGINQIQVNTKSGLTFSRGLRSILRQDPDIIMIGEIRDLETARIALQSALTGHLVLATLHTNDAPSAVTRLVEMGIEKYLVDATVGGVVAQRLVRKITPEGYKGRTGIYEVMAGCAPPAGMKTLKQDAALKVDLGITSREEIDRVLPRED
- a CDS encoding shikimate dehydrogenase; its protein translation is MKKIVGIIGYPLGHSLSPAMHNAVYQKMKLPYEYIPFEVEPDELPEALTGLRALHIAGFNVTIPHKETIVPLLDEVTKLAQLIGAVNTVENQAGRLVGYNTDAPGFIESLQEDAGFEPEGKRVVIIGAGGASRAVGTILAEVGVKGLTLSDLMDDKAKLLAEYLGTAFNSPCHHAALDSPELRAAIAAADLVVNTSPVGMSPQVDASPLPAKTKFKKGALVYDLVYNPRETQLIKIAQAAGCRVCSGLGMLVRQGALAFSLFTGEEPPIEEMRLAAEHALRLQH